One stretch of Salvia miltiorrhiza cultivar Shanhuang (shh) unplaced genomic scaffold, IMPLAD_Smil_shh original_scaffold_284:::fragment_2:::debris, whole genome shotgun sequence DNA includes these proteins:
- the LOC131003882 gene encoding cation/calcium exchanger 4-like, whose product MEFLSRISCRKRSKFRGSFNGLCVLVLLVFIVYNDGVVHNPFSEKPSLNYHQKTGLSNDYLGHGANSSIIDPIMQSKNLQSSKNPTICTEIYEHSGFSNECEYLRANPDCNSGGFLNYLVFFYCDCEKVKPLGYAVLGIWLLALFYLLGNTAADYFCCCLEMLSCLLKLPPTVAGVTLLPLGNGAPDVFASIASFAGQDSGDVGLNSVLGGAVFVTCIVVGTVSLCVADKNIQIDRKCFLRDVGFFLIAIVSLCAILAVGEVSLGGAITFALIYVVYAVCIAASEMFRKKRDRMLGLDGGGRPLLPLCGNAEEDIDIEHPLLESADDAVPFLQKSKLPHWMWTSNVAIYSNEAGKASDDEGGKVVWGWNEEEGDATGAEAWFSWSGLYSLLEMPLAIPRRLTIPIVEEGRWSKTCAVASAFFAPILVAFLWSSANALGFIANEALYLTGVVVGATLGLLALIFTRADHPPTKFLLPWVVGGFLMSIVWFYMIANELVALLVGLGVIMRIKASLLGLTILAWGNSMGDLMSNVAIALNGGHGVQVAMSGCYAGPMFNILVGLGVSLLIGAWSEKPGSYVVPEDSSLYLTLGFLSLGLVWAVVVLPRNDMRPNRLLGAGLMLIYLGFLSLRVCIAMAEGSTT is encoded by the coding sequence ATGGAATTTCTATCTCGTATTTCTTGTCGTAAGCGCTCGAAATTTCGCGGAAGTTTCAATGGGCTCTGCGTATTGGTCTTGCTTGTTTTCATCGTGTACAATGATGGGGTTGTTCACAATCCATTCTCAGAGAAGCCCTCGTTGAATTATCACCAGAAGACAGGCTTGAGTAATGATTATCTTGGGCATGGTGCTAATTCATCGATTATTGATCCGATCATGCAGAGTAAGAATCTGCAGTCGAGCAAAAATCCAACAATTTGCACCGAAATTTATGAACATAGTGGATTTAGTAACGAATGCGAGTATTTGAGAGCCAATCCAGACTGTAATTCTGGAGGGTTTCTCAATTACCTGGTTTTCTTTTACTGCGATTGCGAAAAAGTTAAGCCTTTGGGATATGCAGTTTTGGGGATTTGGTTACTTGCACTGTTCTATCTGTTGGGGAATACTGCAGCTGATTATTTCTGTTGTTGTTTAGAAATGCTTTCGTGTTTGTTGAAATTGCCCCCTACGGTTGCAGGGGTCACTCTGCTCCCGCTGGGGAACGGGGCTCCCGATGTGTTTGCTAGCATTGCTTCTTTTGCAGGCCAGGATTCGGGCGATGTGGGGCTGAATAGTGTGTTAGGGGGGGCTGTTTTTGTCACCTGCATTGTCGTTGGGACCGTGTCGTTGTGTGTGGCTGATAAGAATATACAGATTGATAGGAAGTGTTTCTTGAGGGATGTGGGCTTCTTCCTCATTGCCATTGTGTCACTTTGCGCTATCTTGGCTGTGGGTGAGGTGAGCCTTGGAGGAGCTATAACGTTTGCATTGATATATGTGGTTTACGCAGTCTGTATTGCTGCAAGCGAGATGTTTAGGAAGAAGCGTGACAGGATGTTGGGTTTGGATGGTGGTGGGAGGCCTTTGTTGCCACTTTGTGGGAATGCAGAGGAGGACATTGACATTGAGCATCCCCTGCTTGAATCTGCTGATGATGCTGTGCCGTTTCTTCAGAAATCAAAGCTTCCGCATTGGATGTGGACTTCAAACGTTGCAATTTACTCCAACGAGGCGGGAAAAGCAAGTGATGACGAGGGTGGGAAAGTTGTGTGGGGCTGGAATGAGGAGGAGGGGGATGCTACGGGTGCAGAAGCGTGGTTCTCCTGGTCCGGTCTGTACTCGTTGCTAGAGATGCCGTTGGCAATCCCTAGAAGGCTGACAATCCCCATTGTTGAGGAGGGGAGGTGGTCGAAGACATGTGCTGTTGCTAGCGCTTTCTTTGCTCCCATCTTGGTAGCCTTCCTCTGGAGCTCTGCCAATGCACTAGGCTTTATAGCAAACGAGGCTCTGTATCTCACCGGTGTTGTAGTTGGCGCCACGCTAGGGCTCCTCGCGCTTATATTTACCAGAGCTGATCACCCACCTACCAAGTTCTTGCTCCCATGGGTTGTGGGGGGTTTCTTGATGAGCATTGTGTGGTTCTACATGATAGCGAATGAGCTCGTGGCGTTGCTGGTGGGGCTGGGTGTGATCATGAGGATCAAGGCGTCGCTgctggggctgaccatcttggCATGGGGAAACTCGATGGGTGACCTGATGTCGAATGTGGCGATAGCTCTGAACGGGGGGCATGGGGTGCAGGTAGCTATGTCCGGGTGCTATGCAGGGCCGATGTTCAACATCCTGGTGGGGCTGGGGGTGTCGTTGCTCATCGGAGCATGGTCGGAGAAACCAGGGTCGTATGTGGTGCCGGAGGATAGCAGTCTGTACTTGACTCTGGGTTTTCTTAGCCTGGGGCTTGTTTGGGCAGTGGTTGTGTTGCCACGGAATGATATGCGGCCTAATAGGCTGTTGGGGGCGGGCCTAATGCTAATCTACTTGGGATTTTTAAGTTTGAGAGTGTGCATTGCCATGGCCGAAGGATCAACCACTTGA